The following are encoded together in the Vibrio splendidus genome:
- the flhB gene encoding flagellar biosynthesis protein FlhB, with protein sequence MAESDGQERTEDATPKRLQQAKEKGQVARSKELASASVLIVGAISLMWFGESMAKALFEAMQRLFSLSRDEIFDTNKLLEIAGGALVNLLFPLFLILITLFVAAVIGAAGVGGVNFSMQAAMPKASKLNPLSGIKRMFGLQSWVELLKSILKVALVSGMAIYLIQASQHDLMQLSMDVYPQNIFHALDILLNFILLISCSLLIVVAIDIPFQIWQHADQLKMTKQEVKDEFKDTEGKPEVKGRIRMLQREAAQRRMMADVPQADVIVTNPEHFSVALRYKQNQDKAPIVVAKGVDHMAMKIREIARENDIYIIPAPPLARALYHTTELEQQIPDGLFAAVAQVLAYVFQLKQYRKKGGERPKLQDSNMPIPPDLRH encoded by the coding sequence ATGGCAGAGTCAGACGGTCAAGAACGCACAGAAGACGCCACGCCCAAACGCTTGCAACAGGCCAAAGAGAAAGGGCAGGTTGCAAGGTCAAAAGAGCTGGCGTCAGCATCGGTATTGATAGTCGGTGCGATTTCTTTAATGTGGTTTGGCGAATCGATGGCGAAGGCTTTGTTCGAGGCCATGCAACGCCTGTTTTCACTCAGTCGTGACGAGATTTTTGATACTAACAAGCTACTGGAAATAGCGGGTGGCGCATTAGTAAACCTATTGTTCCCATTGTTTTTGATTCTCATCACTTTGTTCGTTGCTGCTGTGATTGGCGCTGCGGGTGTTGGTGGGGTCAATTTCTCAATGCAAGCTGCTATGCCAAAGGCATCTAAACTCAATCCTTTGAGTGGTATCAAGCGTATGTTTGGCTTACAAAGCTGGGTTGAACTGCTGAAATCTATCTTGAAAGTGGCTTTGGTATCGGGCATGGCCATTTATCTGATTCAAGCTTCTCAACATGACTTGATGCAGTTGAGTATGGATGTGTATCCACAGAATATATTCCATGCCTTAGATATTTTGCTTAACTTCATCTTGTTGATCAGTTGTTCTCTACTCATCGTGGTCGCCATTGATATCCCATTCCAGATTTGGCAACACGCCGATCAGCTGAAGATGACCAAGCAAGAAGTCAAAGACGAATTCAAAGACACTGAGGGTAAGCCCGAAGTGAAAGGTCGTATTCGTATGCTGCAACGAGAAGCCGCTCAACGTCGAATGATGGCTGACGTTCCTCAAGCGGATGTGATTGTGACTAACCCTGAGCACTTTTCAGTGGCGCTGCGCTATAAGCAGAATCAAGATAAGGCACCAATTGTAGTTGCTAAAGGTGTCGATCACATGGCGATGAAAATCCGTGAAATCGCACGAGAAAATGACATCTATATTATCCCAGCACCGCCATTGGCTAGGGCGCTTTATCACACCACAGAGCTCGAACAACAAATTCCTGACGGTCTGTTTGCGGCAGTTGCACAAGTGCTTGCATATGTTTTCCAGCTTAAGCAATACCGAAAAAAAGGTGGAGAGAGGCCAAAACTGCAAGATTCTAATATGCCGATCCCACCTGATTTACGACATTAG
- the flhA gene encoding flagellar biosynthesis protein FlhA, which yields MKFTLPFADKLPKIPNRAMPAIGAPVMVLATLAMVVLPIPAFLLDMFFTFNIALSMVVLLVSVYTRRPLDFAAFPTVLLIATLLRLALNVASTRVVLLHGHEGGDAAGNVIEAFGNVVIGGNYAVGLVVFLILMIINFMVVTKGAGRISEVSARFTLDALPGKQMAIDADLNAGLIDQDQARTRRFEVTKEADFYGSMDGASKFVKGDAIAGILILFINIIGGLSIGMVQFDLGFGEAIEIYTLLTIGDGLVAQIPSLLLSIAAAMMVTRQNTDEDMGQQLFFQLFDNPKSLMITAAILGIMGIVPGMPHFSFLSLAVVAGAGAYYIDKKNKKKAEQPNLPATVEASGETGSQKELSWDDVQPVDIIGLEVGYRLIPLVDRDQGGELLERVKGVRKKLSQDFGFLIPAVHIRDNLELTPNSYRLTLMGVAVGEAEIKPDMELAINPGQVYGMIDGEPTIDPAFGLEAVWIREEQREHAQALGYTVVDSSTVLATHLSQQLTNNASQLIGHEEVQNLLEMLSRSTPKLVEGFVPDQLQLGVVVKVLQNLLNEAIPIRDIRTIVQTLSEYSSKSQEPDILTAAVRISLKRLIVQEINGIEPELPVITLIPELEQILHQTMQASGGESAGIEPGLAERLQTSLSHATQEQELKGEPAVLLTSGVLRSTLAKFVKNTIPSLRVLSYQEIPDEKQIRIVQAVGN from the coding sequence ATGAAATTCACCCTGCCTTTTGCGGACAAGCTACCTAAAATTCCTAACCGTGCCATGCCTGCGATTGGCGCGCCTGTTATGGTGCTTGCAACGCTTGCTATGGTGGTGTTGCCCATTCCAGCTTTCTTGTTGGATATGTTCTTCACCTTCAACATTGCACTGTCTATGGTTGTGCTATTGGTTTCGGTTTATACCCGTCGGCCTTTAGACTTCGCTGCATTCCCGACCGTACTCCTGATTGCGACTCTGCTCCGCTTGGCCTTGAACGTTGCTTCGACACGTGTGGTATTGCTCCATGGCCATGAGGGTGGTGATGCTGCCGGTAACGTTATTGAGGCCTTTGGTAACGTGGTTATCGGTGGTAACTATGCGGTTGGTTTGGTGGTGTTCTTGATCCTGATGATCATCAACTTCATGGTTGTCACCAAAGGTGCGGGTCGTATCTCGGAAGTAAGTGCACGTTTTACCCTTGATGCTTTACCGGGTAAGCAGATGGCAATCGATGCCGACTTAAATGCAGGTTTGATCGACCAAGATCAGGCTCGTACTCGACGTTTTGAAGTGACCAAAGAAGCCGATTTCTACGGTTCAATGGACGGTGCATCTAAGTTTGTTAAAGGTGATGCGATCGCCGGTATCTTGATCTTGTTCATCAACATTATTGGTGGCTTGAGTATTGGTATGGTTCAGTTTGACCTTGGTTTTGGTGAAGCAATCGAAATCTATACACTACTGACTATCGGTGATGGTCTGGTTGCTCAAATTCCATCGTTATTACTTTCTATCGCTGCTGCGATGATGGTAACGCGTCAAAATACTGATGAAGATATGGGGCAACAGCTCTTCTTCCAACTGTTCGACAATCCTAAATCCTTGATGATCACCGCCGCTATCCTTGGCATCATGGGTATTGTGCCGGGTATGCCTCATTTCTCGTTCTTGAGCCTTGCTGTCGTTGCAGGTGCCGGTGCCTATTACATTGATAAAAAGAACAAGAAAAAAGCTGAACAACCCAACCTTCCAGCTACGGTTGAAGCGAGTGGGGAGACGGGTTCTCAGAAAGAACTTTCGTGGGATGATGTTCAGCCTGTTGATATTATTGGCTTAGAAGTTGGCTACCGCTTGATTCCTCTAGTTGACAGAGACCAAGGTGGCGAATTGCTTGAACGCGTTAAAGGGGTGCGTAAGAAGCTGTCTCAAGATTTTGGTTTCTTGATCCCAGCAGTACACATCCGCGATAACCTAGAATTGACGCCAAACAGTTACCGACTCACCTTAATGGGGGTTGCGGTTGGTGAGGCTGAGATTAAGCCGGATATGGAATTAGCCATTAACCCAGGCCAAGTGTATGGAATGATCGATGGTGAGCCGACGATTGACCCTGCCTTTGGTCTAGAAGCTGTGTGGATTCGTGAAGAGCAGCGTGAACATGCGCAAGCATTAGGTTACACGGTTGTTGATTCATCAACCGTGTTGGCCACTCACCTCAGTCAACAGCTAACGAATAACGCATCACAACTGATTGGTCACGAAGAAGTACAAAACTTACTTGAGATGCTTAGCCGTTCAACGCCTAAGCTGGTGGAAGGCTTTGTACCGGACCAATTACAGCTTGGCGTCGTTGTGAAAGTGCTGCAGAACCTGTTGAATGAAGCCATTCCAATTCGTGATATTCGAACAATAGTCCAAACTTTGTCGGAGTACTCAAGTAAGAGTCAAGAACCTGACATACTTACGGCGGCTGTTCGTATCTCTTTGAAACGACTAATTGTTCAAGAAATCAATGGTATAGAGCCAGAGTTGCCCGTGATAACCTTGATTCCAGAGCTGGAACAAATCTTGCATCAAACCATGCAGGCATCCGGCGGAGAATCTGCTGGTATTGAACCTGGTTTAGCCGAACGTTTACAGACCTCACTCAGCCATGCCACACAAGAGCAAGAGCTGAAAGGTGAGCCAGCAGTGCTACTGACCTCTGGTGTATTGCGTTCAACTCTGGCTAAGTTCGTGAAGAACACGATCCCAAGCTTGAGAGTGTTATCTTACCAAGAGATACCGGACGAAAAGCAGATACGTATAGTACAAGCTGTTGGTAATTAA
- the flhF gene encoding flagellar biosynthesis protein FlhF — MKIKRFFAKDMRTALLQVKEELGSEAVIMSNKKVAGGVEIVAAIDGESSPSTASQRLNKPQQPAQSQYTQMAAPAAPAGRRQLDDDKVSLQTNAEGGRSMTKRFANMLKQYSHGADDEPQHRAENEDSLSALLNRQSSTGHKPHSNQQPHSNRQSLGNQPSLGNQHSSGNQQSSGNQQSHGSLDSAFARETGLSKLIAEDRRVERPTPRLDPTRYDRGRENPQSKGSDAEMETMREEMTSIRRLLEHQVSGLMWQEVERREPLRAMLIKRLERMGVSAELADQMACYIPEDTKPARAWKALLALVADQISVTQKDILKRGGIVALLGPTGVGKTTTVAKLAARAAMEYGADNVALVTTDTYRIGAHEQLSIYGRIMGCPVRVAKDSSELADVIYQLRNRRLILVDTAGMGQRDVRLSEQLDTLMQESGSVINSYLVLPATAQRKVLQETIEHFRRIPLSGCILTKLDESLSLGEFISVVIQNALPVAYIANGQRVPEDIVIAQPKYMIAKANELLEKSTENEPHYWNSDSEGL; from the coding sequence TTGAAAATTAAACGATTTTTTGCAAAAGATATGCGAACCGCACTGCTCCAAGTTAAAGAAGAACTTGGCTCAGAAGCGGTGATCATGTCTAACAAAAAGGTCGCGGGTGGCGTGGAAATTGTTGCCGCTATTGATGGCGAATCTAGCCCGTCGACAGCGAGCCAGAGATTAAATAAACCTCAGCAGCCTGCGCAAAGCCAGTATACGCAAATGGCCGCACCCGCAGCACCGGCAGGGCGTCGTCAATTAGACGATGACAAGGTTAGCCTACAGACGAATGCTGAAGGTGGACGCTCAATGACCAAACGCTTTGCGAATATGCTAAAGCAATACAGTCATGGCGCCGATGATGAGCCACAACACCGTGCTGAAAACGAAGACTCATTGTCAGCATTGCTAAATCGCCAATCCAGCACGGGTCATAAGCCGCATAGCAATCAGCAGCCACATAGTAATCGTCAATCTCTCGGCAACCAGCCGTCTCTTGGCAACCAACACTCTTCTGGCAACCAACAGTCTTCCGGTAACCAGCAATCTCACGGGAGCCTCGATTCAGCATTTGCTCGTGAAACCGGCTTATCTAAATTGATTGCCGAAGACCGCAGAGTAGAGCGTCCAACACCTCGTTTGGATCCTACCCGTTATGATCGTGGTCGTGAAAACCCTCAGTCGAAAGGTTCAGATGCAGAAATGGAGACGATGCGTGAAGAGATGACCTCAATTCGTCGTCTATTAGAGCATCAAGTATCAGGGCTAATGTGGCAAGAAGTTGAGCGTCGTGAACCGCTCAGAGCAATGCTTATCAAACGCCTTGAGCGTATGGGTGTATCTGCCGAGCTTGCCGATCAAATGGCCTGTTACATTCCTGAAGATACCAAGCCTGCTCGTGCATGGAAGGCCTTGTTAGCACTGGTTGCTGACCAGATCTCTGTCACGCAAAAAGATATTTTAAAACGCGGTGGTATTGTGGCCTTGTTGGGCCCGACTGGCGTAGGTAAAACAACGACGGTTGCTAAGCTAGCAGCACGCGCAGCCATGGAATATGGCGCCGACAACGTCGCACTAGTGACAACGGACACATATCGTATAGGTGCACATGAGCAGTTATCGATTTATGGTCGAATTATGGGTTGCCCTGTAAGAGTTGCTAAAGATTCTAGTGAATTGGCCGATGTAATATATCAGTTACGTAATCGTCGCCTGATTCTGGTCGATACTGCAGGCATGGGACAACGAGATGTTCGCCTATCTGAGCAGTTAGACACATTGATGCAAGAGAGTGGTTCCGTTATCAATAGTTACCTTGTGTTGCCTGCTACCGCACAACGCAAAGTACTACAAGAAACCATTGAACACTTTAGAAGAATCCCGTTGTCGGGATGTATCCTGACTAAGCTGGATGAATCCCTTAGCTTGGGTGAGTTCATCAGTGTGGTAATACAAAATGCATTACCAGTTGCTTACATAGCAAATGGTCAACGAGTTCCTGAAGATATCGTCATAGCTCAGCCAAAGTATATGATTGCTAAGGCCAATGAGTTATTAGAAAAATCTACAGAGAATGAACCTCATTACTGGAATAGCGATTCTGAAGGGCTCTAG
- a CDS encoding MinD/ParA family protein — translation MNENMIHDQASGLRRLTKPSLTKVIAVTGGKGGVGKSNVTLGMAICMARQGKKVMVLDADLGLANVDIMLGIRSKRNLGHVLAGECELKDAIVEGPHGIRIIPATSGTQSMTELSHAQHAGLIRAFGSLEDEMDILLVDTAAGISDMVISFSRAAQDVVVVVCDEPTSITDAYALIKLLSREHQVQRFKIVANMVRSYREGRELFAKLTLVTERFLNVSLELVACIPLDDKVRQSVKRQKIVVDAYPRSPAALAISSLANKALTWPIPKTPSGHLEFFVERLLNRTEFIEEPFGE, via the coding sequence ATGAATGAGAATATGATACACGATCAAGCTAGCGGCCTCCGTCGCTTAACCAAGCCTTCACTCACAAAAGTTATCGCTGTAACCGGTGGTAAGGGAGGCGTCGGTAAATCGAATGTGACGTTAGGTATGGCTATTTGTATGGCTCGCCAAGGCAAGAAAGTCATGGTACTGGATGCCGACTTAGGGCTGGCTAACGTAGACATCATGCTGGGCATTCGTTCTAAACGAAACCTGGGTCATGTGTTGGCTGGCGAATGTGAACTTAAGGATGCGATTGTCGAAGGGCCGCACGGAATTAGAATTATTCCAGCGACATCTGGCACGCAAAGCATGACTGAACTTTCACACGCTCAACACGCTGGGTTGATTCGTGCATTTGGTTCGCTTGAAGACGAGATGGATATCTTGTTGGTTGATACCGCTGCGGGTATTTCAGACATGGTAATTAGCTTCTCAAGAGCGGCGCAAGACGTGGTTGTTGTGGTCTGTGATGAGCCTACCTCAATCACAGATGCATATGCACTGATCAAGCTTTTGAGCCGAGAGCACCAAGTTCAGCGATTCAAAATTGTTGCAAATATGGTCAGAAGCTACCGCGAAGGCCGAGAATTATTTGCAAAGTTGACTTTGGTCACAGAGCGCTTCTTGAATGTGAGCCTCGAACTCGTAGCATGTATTCCTTTAGATGATAAAGTACGTCAATCAGTCAAGAGACAGAAAATCGTAGTAGATGCGTACCCTCGCTCTCCAGCTGCATTGGCAATCAGCTCTTTGGCTAATAAAGCATTGACCTGGCCAATACCAAAAACGCCAAGTGGACACTTGGAGTTCTTTGTTGAAAGGCTGCTGAATCGTACTGAATTTATAGAGGAACCATTTGGTGAATAA
- a CDS encoding RNA polymerase sigma factor FliA: MNKALTYDQHANHNSQQAFFEKYSVLVKRIAHHLLGRLPPNVLVDDLIQAGMIGLIEAQQNYDGTKGASFETYAGIRIRGAMLDDIRRGDWVPRSVHKNNREISSAIAELEGTLNRDPSDAEVAKHMGLSLDQYHNALTDINCSRLVGIEDLGVSDDVISPNEDSQDNTPFQGVADESFRQALIDSIKQLPEREGLVLSLYYDEELNLKEIGEVLGVSESRVSQILSQSMQRLRTKLSAWTQND; this comes from the coding sequence GTGAATAAAGCGCTTACTTACGATCAACATGCTAATCACAATAGCCAACAGGCTTTTTTTGAGAAGTATTCTGTGTTGGTTAAACGTATCGCTCATCACTTGTTGGGGCGATTACCGCCTAATGTCTTGGTTGATGACTTAATTCAAGCTGGCATGATTGGCTTGATTGAAGCGCAACAAAACTATGATGGTACCAAAGGCGCAAGCTTTGAGACGTATGCAGGTATTCGGATTCGCGGAGCTATGTTGGATGACATTCGCCGTGGTGACTGGGTGCCGAGATCGGTTCATAAAAACAATCGAGAAATCAGCAGTGCAATCGCGGAATTAGAGGGTACCCTCAATCGCGACCCAAGTGATGCCGAAGTGGCAAAGCACATGGGGCTGAGTTTAGACCAGTACCACAACGCTTTAACTGATATTAATTGCTCAAGACTTGTCGGGATCGAAGATTTAGGCGTCTCAGATGATGTAATATCTCCGAATGAAGACTCTCAAGATAACACGCCTTTTCAAGGGGTTGCTGATGAGTCATTTCGTCAAGCTTTGATCGATTCGATAAAACAACTTCCGGAAAGGGAAGGCCTCGTGCTTTCGCTTTATTACGACGAAGAACTCAATTTAAAAGAGATTGGGGAAGTACTAGGTGTCAGCGAATCTCGTGTCAGCCAAATACTGAGCCAATCTATGCAGCGTTTACGCACTAAGTTAAGTGCTTGGACACAGAACGACTAA
- the cheY gene encoding chemotaxis response regulator CheY yields the protein MKILIVDDFSTMRRIVKNLLRDLGFNNTQEADDGLTALPMLKKGEFDFVVTDWNMPGMQGIDLLKHIRADAELKHLPVLMITAEAKREQIIEAAQAGVNGYIVKPFTAATLKEKLDKIFDRL from the coding sequence ATGAAAATTCTCATTGTTGATGATTTTTCAACGATGCGCCGAATTGTTAAAAACCTACTTCGCGATTTAGGTTTCAACAACACTCAAGAAGCAGACGATGGCTTAACCGCGTTACCTATGCTGAAAAAAGGCGAATTTGATTTCGTGGTAACTGACTGGAACATGCCAGGCATGCAAGGTATTGACCTGCTTAAACACATTCGCGCAGATGCAGAACTTAAGCATCTTCCAGTGCTTATGATCACTGCGGAAGCGAAGCGTGAGCAGATCATCGAAGCAGCGCAAGCGGGTGTTAATGGTTACATTGTGAAGCCTTTCACTGCTGCAACGCTGAAAGAGAAACTTGATAAGATTTTTGATCGCTTATAA